Proteins found in one Verrucomicrobiia bacterium genomic segment:
- a CDS encoding type II secretion system F family protein encodes MLFTPGQFARRANFYHQLGQLTAAGLPLPVALRQLHRAPPSRAFKPFIGQMLVDLEAGATVSESFGRRRDLLPEFDIALLHAGERSGRLVQTFTMLTDFYQGRATLARRILGALAYPVFLLHGAIFILPFPELFLTGNFPAYLLKTVGVLAPLYVLALLAVFLSQGKRGRAWRSTFEKIITWIPLVGAGRRKLALARTAAALEAMINAGETIDEAWPLAAAASGSPALERTVETWRPGLAMGQTPAELVQASALFPETFANLYTSGEISGSLDETLHRLHRYYADEGTSQLQMAARVGPAILYGLVAAYIAWQVIKFWTGYFNQVNQVMGG; translated from the coding sequence ATGCTCTTCACGCCCGGCCAATTCGCGCGCCGGGCGAATTTTTATCATCAGCTTGGGCAGCTTACCGCTGCCGGGCTGCCGCTGCCTGTTGCGCTGCGGCAACTGCACCGGGCACCACCCTCCCGCGCCTTCAAGCCCTTCATCGGGCAGATGCTGGTGGATTTGGAGGCGGGGGCAACGGTCAGTGAAAGCTTTGGCCGGCGACGCGATCTGCTGCCGGAGTTTGACATCGCGTTGCTCCATGCAGGCGAGCGCAGCGGACGGCTTGTGCAGACGTTCACGATGCTCACGGATTTTTACCAGGGGCGGGCTACCCTGGCCCGGCGGATTCTGGGCGCGCTGGCGTATCCGGTCTTCCTGTTGCACGGGGCCATTTTCATCCTGCCGTTTCCCGAGCTGTTCCTGACGGGCAATTTCCCGGCCTACCTCTTGAAGACCGTCGGCGTGCTGGCGCCGTTGTATGTGCTGGCGCTGCTGGCCGTCTTTTTGTCGCAGGGCAAACGCGGGCGGGCCTGGCGCAGCACGTTCGAAAAAATCATCACGTGGATTCCGCTGGTCGGCGCGGGTCGGCGCAAACTGGCGCTGGCGCGCACCGCTGCGGCCTTGGAAGCGATGATCAATGCGGGCGAAACCATTGATGAGGCGTGGCCGCTGGCCGCGGCGGCCAGCGGCTCACCGGCCTTGGAACGCACGGTCGAAACGTGGCGTCCGGGTCTTGCCATGGGACAGACGCCGGCCGAGTTGGTGCAGGCGTCAGCCCTGTTTCCGGAGACGTTCGCCAATCTCTACACGAGCGGTGAAATCAGCGGTTCATTGGACGAAACGCTGCATCGCCTGCATCGGTATTATGCGGACGAGGGCACCAGTCAGTTGCAAATGGCCGCGCGCGTTGGGCCGGCGATTCTTTACGGACTGGTCGCGGCCTACATCGCGT